The following coding sequences lie in one Anolis carolinensis isolate JA03-04 unplaced genomic scaffold, rAnoCar3.1.pri scaffold_11, whole genome shotgun sequence genomic window:
- the ciao2a gene encoding cytosolic iron-sulfur assembly component 2A isoform X4 has translation MLSLGLLWRALAGGGHEKKEEKGKEDEEKKPPRSRARAMEQERALEVYDIIRTIRDPEKPNTLEELDVVTESCVEVHETSEDEYLVTIRFTPTVPHCSLATLIGLCLRIKLQRCLPFKHKLEIFISEGAHSIEEDSL, from the exons ATGCTGTCGCTGGGGCTGCTGTGGCGGGCGCTGGCGGGCGGAGGCcatgagaagaaggaggagaaggggaaagaGGACGAGGAGAAGAAGCCGCCGCGGAGCCGGGCCCGGGCCATGGAGCAGGAGCGGGCGCTCGAAGTCTACG ATATAATTCGAACCATCCGGGACCCAGAAAAGCCCAACACTTTAGAAGAGTTAGACGTGGTGACGGAAAGCTGCGTTGAAGTGCATGAAACCAGCGAAGATGAATATTTGGTTACTATCAGGTTTACGCCAACTGTACCTCATTGTTCTTTGGCCACTCTCATTG GGCTGTGTTTGAGGATCAAGCTTCAGAGATGTTTACCTTTTAAACACAAG CTAGAAATCTTCATATCTGAGGGAGCACATTCCATCGAGGAGGACA